In Streptomyces sp. ML-6, the genomic stretch GCTGCACCGCTACCGGGTGGCCGGCGAGATGACCGAGATCCGGGACGCCGAACTGGCCTTCACCGCGCAGGAGGCGGCCACGCTGCTCCGGCTGCACGGGCTCGACCTGCCCACCCGCGCGGTCGGCGCGCTGGTGGAACGCACCCGGGGATGGGCGGCGGGTCTCCGGCTGTGCGCCCTGGCCGCGCTGCTGAGCCCCGACGACCCCGAGGTCTACCTGAAGGAGTTCGAGGCGGGCCGCAGCACGATCGCCGATTTCCTGCTCGCCGAAGTGCTGGAACGGCAGCCGCCCCGGACCCAGGACCTGCTGCTCCGGGTCAGCGTCCTGGACTGGTTCCGGCCCGGCCTCGCGGACGCGCTGACCGGGCGGCGCGACGCGGCACCGATCCTGGCCGCACTGGTCCGCGCCAACGCGTTCGTCGAGGACTTCGGGCCCACGGGGTACCGGCTCCACCCCCTGTTCCGGGAGATCCTCCTGGCCCATCTGCGCCGGCGCTCTCCCGGTCTGGAACGGCAGCTCCACCGGCGGGCGGCGCAATGGCTGTGGCGCTCCGGGATGCTGCCGGAGGCGCTGGCCCACGGCGCCGCCGCGGGGGACGGGACGTTCGTCGCCGAGGCCCTGGTGCACGACCTGGCGATCGGCCGACTGTTCACCGGCCCGTGCCCGGCCGGGCTGACGAAACTGTTCACGGGGCCGGAGGCCGAGCGGGCGGGCCCGGCAACGAACCTGGTCCGCGCCGCGTGCGAGCTGTCCCGCCACGACCTCGCCCGGGGCCTGGAGCACCTCCGGCACGCCGAGGAGCAACTGGCCTCCGGCGCCCGCGACGGGGCGGCGGCCCGGCTCGGCTGCGCCCTGCTCGAAGCCACGGCGGGCCGGCTGACCGGCTCCGCGCACCAGGCCGAGGAGGCCGCCCGAGCCGCCTCGGCACTGCTCCGGTCGGTGCCCGCCGTCCTGCTCGACCAGCACCCCGAGCTCTGGGCCCTGTTGCAGACCCAGCTGGGCTCCTCCCGGCTGTGGGCCGGGCGTCTCGACGAGGCGCGGGCCGCCCTCGACGAGGTGTGCCGGGGCCCCGGAGCCGCCGCCACGGCCCTGCCCCGGAGGGAGTCCTCGGAGTACCTGGCGCTCATCGACTACCTCGAGGGATGGCCGGGCCGGGCCGAACACAGGATCCGGGCGGCGGCGGCCGAGGCCGGGCGTTCCGGTCTTCCCCGGTCGGCCGAATCCGGAACGGTCGAAGAATCCGGAACCGTCGAACCCGGATCGGCCGGACCCGGAGCCGTCGAACCCGAATCGGCTGGACCGGGACCCCTCGAACCCGAATCGGCCGAATCCGAAGCAGTCGAACCCGGACCGGCCGCATCCGGAATCGGGCAGGCGGTCCTCGCCGCGGTCGCGGTCGAGCGGGGCGAGACGGACCGGGCCCGGACCCTGCTCGACCGGATGCCCGACGCGGCGGCCCCGGACCCGGTGACGGCCGCGGGCCGCCACCTCGCCAGAGCCCACCTGCTCCTGGCGCAGGGGCGCCCCCGTGCCGCGCTGGACGTCGTGGAACGAATCATTCCCGCCGACGAGGAATCCCCCTGGGCCCGGGCCCACGCCGCCCTGGTCGTCTCGGCCGTCCGCCTGGCCGAAGGCCGCCCGGATGCCGCCGTCGAGGCCCTTCGGGCGGTGCCCGGGGACCAGCCGGCATGCCTGGTGGGCGCGGCCCGCGCCCACCTCGCGGCCGGTGACCGCGCCACCGCCCTCCGCCTGCTCGACGGCCTTCCCGGCCCCGGACGCACCGGACCGGCGGTGACCGTACGCGCCGCCCTGGTGCGGGCGCAGGCCGCGAAGCTGGCGGGCGACCTCCCCGCCGTGCACCGGCTGCTCGACCGGGCGCTTCGGCAGGCCGAGCCCGAGGGACTGCGGCGCCCCTTCCTGGAGGCCGGTCCCTGGCTGGCCCCCTTCCTGGCGACGGCGTCCCCGTGGACCCGCACCGACGGCCGACCCGCGCCCGCGCCCGTACGGGACGGCGACACGGCCGGTCCGGACACCGGAGCCGGGCCGCCGGTGGAACCGTTGAGCGAACGGGAACGCGACGTGCTGCGGCGGCTCGCCCGGACGATGTCGACCGAGGACATCGCCGCCGATCTGTACGTGTCGGTCAACACGGTGAAGACCCACCTCAAGAGCGCCTACCGCAAACTGTCGGTGCACCGGCGCAACGACGCGGTGCGCCGGGCCCGTGACCTCGGCCTGCTGTGACCTTCCGTGGCCTTGGCCTGCTGTGGCCTTCCGGCGCGGAGCCGCTGGGCCGACGGGCGGCTGGGACGGCGGGGCATCGGGCCGACGGGGCCACGGGGCGGGCCCGCTCACCCGTGACGGGTGAGGCGGCCGACGGGCGTTTCGGATGCGATGGCAGCGGCGGAACGAGGCCGTCGCAGCGGCGGTGCGCTCCGCCGGGTGGCCGACCGGTCCCCGGGCCGCCCGACCCGACGCGGTGAGGTGGACAGGGTGAGACGGTGGCGGGCACTGATCGTCCTGGGGGCGGCCCAGTTCCTGATGGTGCTGGACACCGCCGTCATGAACGTCTCCATCAGCCAACTGGTCGATGACTTCGACACCGAGGTGACCGCGATCCAGGCCGTCATCACCCTGTACGCCCTGGTCATGGCCGCGTTCATGATCATCGGCGGTCGGCTCGGGGACATCCTGGGGCGCCGTCGCGTCTTCCTGACCGGCATGGCCGTCTACGGCGTGGGGTCGGCCCTGACCGCCGTCTCGCCCACCCTGTGGGTCCTGGCGCTGGGCTGGTCGGTCGTCGAGGGGCTGGGCGCCGCCCTCGTACTGCCGTCCATGGCGGCCCTGGTTGCCGAGTCCTACCGCGGCCGGGACCGCGCCGTCGCCTACGGCGTCATCGGCGGCCTGGCCGGGGCCGGCATCGCGGTGGGGCCGCTGCTGGGCGGCTGGATGACGACGTACCTCACCTGGCGCCTGGTCTTCGCCGGCGAGGTCGTGGTGGTGCTGGGCGTACTGATCCTCCGGCGGGCGGTCACGGAACGGCCCGCAGTGGGCCGGGCCCCCGGCCTGGACGTCGTCGGCGCCGTGCTGTCGGCGGCCGGACTGGGCCTCGGCGTGCTCGGGGTGCTGCAGAGCACCACCTGGGGATGGGTGAAGCCGCGCGATCCGCCCTTCACGGTGTTCGGCTTCGCCCCCACCCTGTTCGTGGTCGCGGCGGGAGCCGGACTCCTCTGCCTCTTCCAGACCTGGGAGCGGCGCCGGGAGGGGCGCGGCGACGACCCGCTGGTCCACCTGGCCCTGCTCGGCAGACCCGTGCTGCGCTCGGGGCTGCTGACCCTGCTGAGCCAGAACCTGATCCTCCTGGGGCTGTTCTTCACCATCCCGCTGTACCTGCAGGTGGTGCAGGGGCTCGACGCCTTCCGGACGGGGCTGCGGCTGCTGCCGGTCTCCGTCACCATGCTCGTGGCCTCCCTGGGCGGGGCCCGGCTCGGACGCAGGGCGGGACCGCGCCGGGTCGTGCGGGTTGCCCTGGTGCTGCTGGTGGCGGCGATCACCTGGCTGCTCGCCACCATCGACCCGGTCATCGACAACGGCCAGTTCTTCGGGGCCATGGCGCTCCTCGGGCTGGGCATGGGGATGCTCGCCTCGCAGCTCGGCAACGTCGTCCAGTCCAGCGCGGGGGAGCGGGAGCGCAGCGAGGTCGGCGGCCTGCAGTTCACCGCCCAGAACCTGGGCTCCGCGCTGGGCACGGCCCTGATCGGGTCGATCCTGGTCGGCGCCCTGGTCCAGGCCTTCACCACACAGGTCGAACAGGACCCGCGCCTTTCCGAGAAGGCCCGGCAGGAGACGAGCATCGCCCTGGAATCCGGAGTCGGGTTCGTCCCCACCGACCAGGTCCGCTCGGCGGCCGTACGGGCCGGGCTTCCCCCGCAGGAGGTGGACGCCGTCACGGAGTCCTACGCCTCGGCCCAGCTCGACGGCCTGAAGGCGGCCGTCCTCGCGACAGGGGGCATCACCCTGGCGAGCTTCCTGGTGACCAGGGCCCTGCCCACCGCGGGCCCGGCTCCCGGAGCGGGCGATCCGACCCCGCCGGCCCCGCCGAAGCGGCGCCCGCGGAGACCGGGGAGGCCGGGCAGGACCTGATGCCCGCAACCCGACCGGACGCGCGGGTCACCCGTACGGGGTGAGGCCGGCCGGGGTGCCCGGGAGGGACCATCGCAGCATGCAGTACGAGATCCGCGTCGATGGACACATGTCGGAGACGCTGGTCGGCGCCTTCCCCGAACTGGAGCACGTCACGATCTCCCACCAGACGGTGCTCTACGGCCCCGTCGTGGACGAGGCGCACCTCTACGGACTGCTGGCCCGCTTCCAGTCGCTCGGCCTCCGGGTGGTGGAACTGCGGCGGCTCCTGGACTGACCGTGCCCGGAGCCGGTGAACGCACTCACCCGTGCCGGGTGAGGCGTCCCCGCACGGGACCGCGCACGCTGGAGACGGGCCGGGACGGCACCACGGAACCCGACCGGAACGGAGCACGGAGATGAGTACCACTCTCGCCTACGACTATCCGCTGCTGAGCGCTTTCTGGACCATGCTGTGGTTCTTCCTGTGGGTCCTGTGGTTCATCCTGCTCTTCCGGATCATCGGCGACATCATCCGCGACGACACCCTGGGCGGCTGGGGCAAGGCGGGCTGGCTGGCGTTCGTCGTCCTGCTGCCCTTCCTCGGGGTGTTCGTCTACCTCATCGCGCGCGGCAGGGCCATGGGCCGCCGGGAGATCACACACGCCCGCAAGCAGCAGGCGGATTTCGAGGCGTACATCCGCGAGGCCGCGGGCAGCGGCGGCACCGGCCGGGCCGAGGAACTCTCCAAGCTCTCCGAACTCCGCTCGCACGGGGACATCACCGACGAGGAATTCCGCCGGGCCAAGGAACTCGTCCTGAGCGGCAGCCGCTGAGGCCGTGCGTCCCGTGATCCCCGGTCAGTCCGCTGGAGGCAGCTGTGAAGCACCTGAAGTTCGAACAGAAGGGTTCCCTGTCCCGCAGCGAGGCCGCGGAGCAACTGGCGGGACTCGCCGAGGCGTTCCGGAAAGGCGGAGAGGCCGAACTCGAGCTCGGCACAGGTGTGCTGAGCATGCGCGTGCCCGACGAGTTCCGCAGCGAGGTGGAGTTCGAGGTCGGCGACGGCGAGATCGAGCTGGAGATCGAACTGAAATGGCGGACGGACGGCACACCCGGCGCTCCCGCACGGAAGGCCGAGCAGCCCGAGCAGCCCGAGCGCGCTCCGGCCGAGCAGACCGCGCCCGCCACCCGGAGCCGGAAGTCCACGCCGCCCGCCAAGCCGAAGCGTTCGGCCGCCAAGCGGTCGTGACCCGGCTGCCGCAATGAAGCGCGAAGCCGCGCCCGGTCGCCTCCGCGGGGGCGCACCGGGCCGGGCACGATCATCCTCCAGCGACACGGAGCGGTCATGAACGACGATTTCGAGGACATGGGCCCGGTCGACTTCCTGGTCATCGAGTTCCCGGGCAACCGCATGACGGGCGAGGGCTTCCCCCTGCTCCTCGACCTGGTCGACAGAGGAATCATCCGCGTGCTCGACCTGCTGTTCCTCCGGAAGGACACCGAGGGGAGCATCGTCGCCCTGGAACTGAGGGAGCTGGACGTCGGCGGCGATTTCGACCCGTCGGTGTTCGAGGGCTCCTCGTCCGGACTCCTCGGCCAGGACGACCTCGATGAGGCGGGGGCGGCTCTCGAACCGGACAGTTCGGCCGCCGTCCTGGTCTACGAGAACCTCTGGGCCGCCCCTCTCGCACGGGCCCTGCGACGCGGTGGCGCACAACTCGTGGCCGGCGGACGCATCCCCGTACAGGCCCTTCTGGCCTCGCTCGACGCCGCGGAGGCGCAGACCGTCGGCGAAGCCGCCCCCTGACACCACCGGACGGTGCGCCGGGGAAGCCGATCCGCTCGAAAACAGCCAAGGAGGACGGCCATGCCAGGACTTCTTCGGGGAGTCGCCCGTACCGCGGTCGTGTCCGGAACGGCGACAGCGGTCTCCAACCGGGTCTCGCGACGCCAGGCGGGCCGGTGGGCCGCGCAGGACGCGGCGGCCACCGGGCGGAACACACCGACACAACAGACCACACCGACACAACAGAACGCATCGACGCCGCCGTCACCGGGGCCCGCCGCCTCCGGTGACGTCATGGACAACAGGATCGCCCAGCTCAAGGAACTCGCGAAGCTGAAGGAACAGGGCGTCCTGACCGACGACGAGTTCGCGGCCCAGAAGAGCAGGATCCTCGGCTCCTGACCACACGTTCCCGAGAACCGTCACAGGCCCTGTGGGCCGGGACCGGGGGCGCGATGCGGCTCCCCGGTCCCGGCCGTTGTGTTCCCGAAAACAACGCGTCGACCTCGTGCTCCGCCAAAGAGGGCGGGGGCTCGTCGAAGGCGATCGGGCGGGCCGTGGTGGTCCTGGCCGGAACACGCATGATCTCCACCGACTTCCTTTGTGCGGGCATGTGTTGACAGCCAGTCAGGCCCGGCGCTCCGAGAGTCGAGGGGAAGCCGAGTTCACCGCGCTCACGTGAACATGTCGGGGGTGACCGCCCTCCGTGGGAGGCCGGAGGGCGGTCGGCCGACGCGGGGCGGACGTGCGACGACGACGGGCGCGTTCGGATGTCAGTGGTCGCCCCTATGGTCGGTATCGGTACTTCCAGGGGCTTCAGGGGGGAACGTGACCGAAGGACGGAAGCGGGCAAGGCGGTCCGCGGGCCTCGGCAGTTCGGCCAGGCGGTGGCGGAGACAAGTCGTGGCGACGGCGGTCATGGAGGCCGAGGGGTGTCTCGACGACCTCGGACGCGGACGTCGCGCCGCCCTCGAACTCAAAGAGATCACCGAGCAGATGCTCTCGCCCGAGTACAAGGGTCGCGTACTGGTCGAGCTCCTTCAGAACGCCCATGACGCGCATCCGGCCCGGCAGGGCGACGGCCGCGTCGAGATCGTCCTCGACGAGGACGAGGGCGAACACGGTGTGCTCTACGTGGCGAACGGCGGCAGACCCCTCGGCCCCAAGAACTTCGAGGCGTTGTGCAGCATCGGCCTGTCCAGCAAGCGTCCCGACGAGGGCATCGGCCACAAGGGCGTCGGCTTCAAGAGCGTGCTCCAGTTCACCTCCGCCCCGGAGCTGTACTCCGTCATGGGCCCCGCCTCCAAGGTCTTCGACGGGTTCTGCTTCCGTTTCGCCCAGGGCGAGGACTTCGACCGGCTGGCGGACCAGGTGGCGCCCGACAGCCCGGAGGCCGCCGGTCAGCTGCGCGCGAACCTCTCGTCGCTGAAGGTCCCGGTGCCGGTGGACGACATCCCGGAAAGGGTGGCGCCCTTCCGCCGACGGGGACTGGTGACCGTGGTCCGGCTCCCGTTGCGGTCCGCCGCGGCCAGACTGGAGGCGGCCTGCCAACTGCGCGAACTGACCGACGACGGGGCGCCGTTCGAGCTCTTCCTGAACCGCCTCGGCAAAGTGACCGTGACCCACCGGGTGAACGGCCGGGGGCGCCCCAGAACCTACACGCGCAAGGTCGAGACCCTCCACACCTCGCGTGACCTGAGGATCCAGCAGGTCACCCTGCGCCGCCGCATCCGCCTGATCGTGGTGACGGCCCCGGTGGACCGCGAGCGCGCGCACGTGGTCATCGCCGCCGGCCTGGAGTCCGGTTCGCTGAAGGACGGCTGGCGGGCACTGGGGGACTCGGCCGCGGTCGGCGTCGCGGTGCCCGTCGGCGAGCCGCTGGAGCGGGGCAGGCTCTACACGTTCCTGCCCATGGGCGCGGAGATGGCTTGCCCGGTCCCTGGCTTCCTGAACGCCCCGTTCCACACGGACGTGAGCCGGCGCACCATGACGCAGTCCACGCCGTGGAACGACCTGCTGCTCGACACCGCGGCCGAGGCCTGCGCACGGGCGGCCGTCCTGGTCGACGAGGGACGCGTCGCGATGCCCGACGGTGCCCTGGTCGACCTGATGTGCTGGACACACCATCAGATCCGGCGCCTGGAGTCGGCCTTCGGGAAACAGAGCCGTGAGTTCGGCGACGTGCCGTTCATGCCGGTGCTGCACCCCGTCGGCACCCGCACCTCGTACCGTGACGGCCATCTGTGGCACCGTCCCGACCGGGCCCGGGAGTTCACCCCGCAGGCCGTGGCCGCCACCGGCGTCCGGCATGTCATCGACCCGGGGCTCCACCCCCGGCGTGCCGAGCGGGTGACCGCGTTGGGCACGGTCCGCGGCCGGGGGCTCCGCCCGTCCGCCGCGGTGCTCGCCGACTGGGCGGAACGCGTCGCATCGGCCCTGGCCCGGGAGGACTTCGACGCGGGAAGGTGGGCGGACTACTACCACGACCTCTCGGTGTGCTTCCCCCGCGCCATCGAGGAGCTGGAGGGCCGGAGGATCGTCCTCACGACCGGTGGGAGGCCCGCCCCGGCCGGGAACCCCGGGCTGTTCTTCCCCCGCCCGGACGGGCCGACGACCACGCTCCCCGGCCTTCCGCCCGGCCTCGCGGACAACATCTCCTTCGTGCACGCGGAGATCGCCCGGACGGGCAGGAGGACGAGCCGGCGGTCCCGCGGCCGTGCCTGGCTGGCGGAACAGGGACTGGTGCGGGACTACACCCCGCAGGCACTCCTGGACCTGCAGGGCAAAGCGATGCACGAGCACCGAGAGGACGACCGGACCCTGCGCGAGCATCTCCTGTTCGCCTGCGCCCTGTGGTCGGCCTCTCTGGACCGGCACGGCAGAGGCCCCGTGGTCAAGGGGCTGCTGGTGCCGGGCCGCAAAGGCTGGATCCCCGCGACCGAGGCCATGTTCGGGGACGGCTGGCCCGGCGGGCACAGCGGCGTCGACCGGACGCTGTCCCGCTTCCTCGAACGCACCGAGGAGGTCTCCGACGCGCTGGCCGTCGCCGCCGACCGGGTCCTGCTTCCCGCGGCGGAGATCTGTGCCGGCACCCGGACCGACGCACAGACCCTGCGGCGCTTCCTCGAACAGCAGGGCGTCCGCCACGGCCTGCCACCCACCTACCGCGTGACGTTCCAGACGGTGAAGGGACAACTCCTCAACCACCCGTCCCGCTTCTCCGGCCTGTGGGCGCCGGGCCTGGACCAGGACGAGCGGGACCGATGGCGGTCGACCGCCGAACGCTGGCCGAAGCGGCGTGCCGACCTCTACCAGACCGTCGACTACCGGCCCGTCCGCAGGAAGGTGGCCGTGCTCCCGGGCCAGCGGGAGTACGCCGCTTTCGACGAGGAGAGCCGCCGCCTCTACGCCGAGCTGATCGTTCACGGCCTGGACAACTGGCCCGCCGACGCCCTCGAGTTCCGCTTCGTGGGCGGCTCCGACCGGCAGGGCACCCCGTGGCCCACTCCGCTGGCGGCCTTCCTGAGCCGAGCCCCGTGGATTCCCCAGTCCGGCGAGGACGAGGACGCCCCCGCCTTCGCCACGGCCGGCCAGGCGTGGTGGTGGGCCGCGGTGGAGGCACCGCCCGCCTTCCTCACCGTGGCCTCCGCCGCCCTGCGCAGGCGGCAGTCGGACCGCGCCCTCGGACGCCTGCGCCTGCTCGGAGTACGCCGCTGGGACGACCCGGAAACGGCCGGCGACCGGCTCCGCCACCTGCCCGTCCTGCTGCGCCGCATGCCGCGGCTCCGGCAGGGCCGCCTCGGGCACCTGCTGGGCAGGGCCTACGAACAGGCCTGGGCGGACCTGCTGCCCCCGCCCGGGACGGACCCCGGCCGGCACCCCGGCCACCTGCCCGACCTCCTCGTGAGCAGGGCCGGGACACTGGACGTCCTTCCGGCCGGCCCCGAGGCCGAACCGGTCCACGTGCCCGACATGGCGGGAACACAGAACCGCCGGCTGCTCGACCAGGTACCCGTGCCCGTCCTCCCCGTCGACGACCGCGCACTGGGGCGCCGCGTCCACGACCACCTGGCGGAACAGGGACGCCACCCGGTCCGCCGGACGAGCGAGGCGGAGGTCGACATCCTGGTGGACCTGCTGCCGATCGCCGACGCCCCCGGCGCGCCACTGCTCGCCCTCGCCGGGCCCTGGCTGCACACGCTCCTGGCCGCGCTGGTGGAATTCGACGACGACCGGTCCTCCCGGCCCGAGACCCCCTCCTCGCACCGGATACGCCGCCGGCTGGAAACCTGCGACGCCGTGTCCGCCCGGACCGCGGTCACGCGCGTGGCCGGGCACGTCCTCGACGACCCCGGCCACGACCGCTCCCTCCTGCACGACGATCCGGAGCGGCCCCGAGTCGTGGTCGTGTGCGCGCAGCGGCCCTCTGGCTGGCACCTGCTCCAGACCGCCTCCACCGCCCTGAGCACCCTGATCGGTGCCCCGTACCTGGCCACCTCGGTACGGCTGGCACTCATCGAACTGGAGCGCCGTGGCCGTACCGTCACGGACGTCACCGACGCGGACATCGCCGCCGTGGCCGGCATCCCGCCGCAGCGGCTGGAGGCCGCCCTCGCCGATCGCGCCTCGATCCGCTCCGGCAGCGCCCGGCTCGTCCCCCTGCTCGCCTGCGTCGACCCCGACCTCGCCGAGGAGTTGCGGCGCGGGCAGGAGAACCTCCACGACCGCGGCGAACTCCATGACTGGCTCGTGGCCCGGCTCGACCTCGACCGGACCGACCGCCTCCTGGGACTCGTGGACGACAGCGACTGGCGGCGGAAGCTGTCCGCCCTGGGAGTGCCCCTGGCCGAGGCCAACCGGGCCTGGGAGGTACTGGGCCTGCCGACCGTCGACAACTCGGAGCCCCACCAACGGCAGTTCCGGGCCTGGCTGCAGCAGAACCGGGCCCGACTGGCCGACCGCGTCCGTGACGCCCACCTTCCGGCGTACGAGGCGGGCGGCCCCCTCACGGAGTACGTCCGCATGCGCTCGCTCCCCGGACTGGAGCCGGACCCCCGGTGGGGACGCGTCCACTGGGACCTCACCCCCGACCGGCTCGACGCCCACGCCGAGGCGTGGGCCGCCCTCCGGCTGCCCCCGGCACAGGCCCGGCAGCACCTGCCGCGCCCGGTGGCCGAGATCCACGAAGGGTGCGTCGACACCGTCCACATGCTCCTTCCCCGCCTGCGCGCCCGGATGGAGGCATGGCTCGACCGCCGGGGCCGTGAGGGGCCCCTGCCGCCTTCGGCCACCGAGGTCGCGTCGGCGATGGACGCCGAGGGCCTGCTCGACTTCGAACCGATCGGCGTCCGCACGCTGATCGCCTGGCTCGGTGCGCACGGCCACTGGCCCGAGGACATGCCCGCCACGGACCGGGCGGCCGACCTGGGCCTGAACGAGCCCCCACCCCTCGAACCGGCCCGGCCCGGCACCCCCGCCCTCCCGGCCGCCCCCGGGCCGTCACTTCTCCTCAACGGCCGGGCGCTCCCGATCGGCTCGGACGACCTGCGCGCTCTCGCACGCCAGGTCGCCGCGGACCTCACCCCCGGCCAACTCGACACCTCCCCGCGGCCCGGCACCCCGTCGGCACCGGTGCTCCCGGGCCGGCGAATCGCCTCCCCGGCCACCGGCCGCGGCGCGGGCCACCGGGCCGCTCCCCGCGACCCCCTGAAGGACCGGGCCGTCGGACTCGCGGGAGAGGTGGCGGTGGCCGCCTGGCTGGAGCGGCAGTACGGCGTCCCCCGCGAGGAGTCCTGGAAGTCGGGGCTGCGCCAGTACGTCTTTGCCGACGGCTCGGGCGACGACGGCCTCGGTTACGACTTCCTCGTCCACCACGGGGACCACACCCTCCTGTACGAGGTGAAGGCGTCGACCGGCAACCGGGGCGAGTTCGAACTCGGCGAGTCCGAGGTCGAACGGGCGAGCCGCCTGCGCCCGGACGAGAAGTACACCATCGTCTACGTCTCCCACGTCCTCGACAGCGCCCGCCGGCGCATCACCCCTCTCCCCAACCCCTTCGGCGCTCCCGGCCTCGCCGGCTACCGCCTGGTCGGCACGACCATGCGGCTGCGCTTCGAATGACGCACCACCGGCTCGCCGACGGGCGGGGCGTCCGGCCACCGCCCCCGGCGTAACCACGCGGTAACCGGCCCGGCCGACACCACCTGAGCTCCGACGGCTGGTCGCGCGGGGGCTGTTGTGGACCCTGTCGGCCGACTACGGCGCCCGCGTCCTGGGCCTGCCACCCCCGCCCCGGCCACCGGCCCCCCGGACCGGCTGTGGGACCGGCC encodes the following:
- a CDS encoding LuxR C-terminal-related transcriptional regulator encodes the protein MDALRDGFPQGADGTDVDPVGDPFLRTRFVAPARPTTFLRRERLAARLGQASRTPLTVVEGCAGAGKTLLVADWAGRLDPPVAWLTLDPAIRTPDMFWAHFRRALCLGGAPVPSTTGPPAPAGPLVDHALLSRLAAELDGRDRPVTVVIDEFDRANTPEIARQLAFVLRHGGPGLRLVLITRTEPLLPLHRYRVAGEMTEIRDAELAFTAQEAATLLRLHGLDLPTRAVGALVERTRGWAAGLRLCALAALLSPDDPEVYLKEFEAGRSTIADFLLAEVLERQPPRTQDLLLRVSVLDWFRPGLADALTGRRDAAPILAALVRANAFVEDFGPTGYRLHPLFREILLAHLRRRSPGLERQLHRRAAQWLWRSGMLPEALAHGAAAGDGTFVAEALVHDLAIGRLFTGPCPAGLTKLFTGPEAERAGPATNLVRAACELSRHDLARGLEHLRHAEEQLASGARDGAAARLGCALLEATAGRLTGSAHQAEEAARAASALLRSVPAVLLDQHPELWALLQTQLGSSRLWAGRLDEARAALDEVCRGPGAAATALPRRESSEYLALIDYLEGWPGRAEHRIRAAAAEAGRSGLPRSAESGTVEESGTVEPGSAGPGAVEPESAGPGPLEPESAESEAVEPGPAASGIGQAVLAAVAVERGETDRARTLLDRMPDAAAPDPVTAAGRHLARAHLLLAQGRPRAALDVVERIIPADEESPWARAHAALVVSAVRLAEGRPDAAVEALRAVPGDQPACLVGAARAHLAAGDRATALRLLDGLPGPGRTGPAVTVRAALVRAQAAKLAGDLPAVHRLLDRALRQAEPEGLRRPFLEAGPWLAPFLATASPWTRTDGRPAPAPVRDGDTAGPDTGAGPPVEPLSERERDVLRRLARTMSTEDIAADLYVSVNTVKTHLKSAYRKLSVHRRNDAVRRARDLGLL
- a CDS encoding MFS transporter, with the translated sequence MRRWRALIVLGAAQFLMVLDTAVMNVSISQLVDDFDTEVTAIQAVITLYALVMAAFMIIGGRLGDILGRRRVFLTGMAVYGVGSALTAVSPTLWVLALGWSVVEGLGAALVLPSMAALVAESYRGRDRAVAYGVIGGLAGAGIAVGPLLGGWMTTYLTWRLVFAGEVVVVLGVLILRRAVTERPAVGRAPGLDVVGAVLSAAGLGLGVLGVLQSTTWGWVKPRDPPFTVFGFAPTLFVVAAGAGLLCLFQTWERRREGRGDDPLVHLALLGRPVLRSGLLTLLSQNLILLGLFFTIPLYLQVVQGLDAFRTGLRLLPVSVTMLVASLGGARLGRRAGPRRVVRVALVLLVAAITWLLATIDPVIDNGQFFGAMALLGLGMGMLASQLGNVVQSSAGERERSEVGGLQFTAQNLGSALGTALIGSILVGALVQAFTTQVEQDPRLSEKARQETSIALESGVGFVPTDQVRSAAVRAGLPPQEVDAVTESYASAQLDGLKAAVLATGGITLASFLVTRALPTAGPAPGAGDPTPPAPPKRRPRRPGRPGRT
- a CDS encoding SHOCT domain-containing protein, with protein sequence MSTTLAYDYPLLSAFWTMLWFFLWVLWFILLFRIIGDIIRDDTLGGWGKAGWLAFVVLLPFLGVFVYLIARGRAMGRREITHARKQQADFEAYIREAAGSGGTGRAEELSKLSELRSHGDITDEEFRRAKELVLSGSR
- a CDS encoding amphi-Trp domain-containing protein; its protein translation is MKHLKFEQKGSLSRSEAAEQLAGLAEAFRKGGEAELELGTGVLSMRVPDEFRSEVEFEVGDGEIELEIELKWRTDGTPGAPARKAEQPEQPERAPAEQTAPATRSRKSTPPAKPKRSAAKRS
- a CDS encoding DUF6325 family protein, with amino-acid sequence MNDDFEDMGPVDFLVIEFPGNRMTGEGFPLLLDLVDRGIIRVLDLLFLRKDTEGSIVALELRELDVGGDFDPSVFEGSSSGLLGQDDLDEAGAALEPDSSAAVLVYENLWAAPLARALRRGGAQLVAGGRIPVQALLASLDAAEAQTVGEAAP
- a CDS encoding SHOCT domain-containing protein → MPGLLRGVARTAVVSGTATAVSNRVSRRQAGRWAAQDAAATGRNTPTQQTTPTQQNASTPPSPGPAASGDVMDNRIAQLKELAKLKEQGVLTDDEFAAQKSRILGS